Proteins encoded together in one Miscanthus floridulus cultivar M001 chromosome 16, ASM1932011v1, whole genome shotgun sequence window:
- the LOC136510064 gene encoding peroxidase 2-like, with protein sequence MAASSRISSPAWLLLAAHCALLLALAGAARGHSPSASAALSTAFYDESCPGAPVRRVIQDARISDPRIPASLIRLHFHDCFVNGCDGSLLLDDDLPAIQTEKHVPANNNSARGFPVVDGIKRALEEACPGIVSCADILALAAEISVELAGGPRWRVLLGRRDGTTTNVQSTNNLPSPFDSLLAKLQEKFGNVNMDNTDLVALQGKLHILNNSYALVQCQFTRHNCSAGQPQGALENLDQVTPTVFDNKYYGNLLHSQAQLPSDQVMLSDPTAPTTTAPVVHRFASNQKDFFTNFVASMIKMGNITPLKGWRDQKELPEGQ encoded by the exons ATGGCGGCTTCCTCTCGCATCTCGTCTCCGGCGTGGCTGTTATTAGCCGCGCACTGCGCTCTCCTGCTCGCCCTGGCTGGAGCCGCCCGTGGCCACTCTCCGAGTGCCAGCGCGGCGCTGAGCACCGCGTTCTACGACGAGTCGTGCCCCGGCGCCCCCGTCCGTCGCGTCATCCAGGACGCGCGCATCTCCGACCCGCGCATCCCGGCCAGTCtcatccgcctccacttccatGACTGCTTCGTCAAC GGTTGCGATGGCTCCCTTCTTCTGGACGACGATCTCCCGGCGATCCAGACGGAGAAGCACGTGCCAGCGAACAACAACTCGGCGCGCGGCTTCCCGGTGGTCGACGGCATCAAGCGCGCGCTGGAGGAAGCCTGCCCGGGCATCGTCTCCTGCGCTGATATCCTTGCCCTCGCAGCCGAGATCTCCGTTGAACTC GCTGGAGGACCACGCTGGAGGGTGCTTCTTGGCCGCCGAGACGGCACGACGACCAACGTCCAAAGCACTAACAACCTTCCCAGCCCTTTCGACTCCCTGCTTGCCAAGCTCCAGGAGAAGTTCGGAAACGTCAACATGGACAACACTGATCTCGTCGCCCTCCAAGGTAAACTACACATACTGAATAATTCATA CGCACTAGTCCAGTGCCAGTTCACGCGTCACAACTGTTCGGCGGGGCAACCACAGGGTGCACTAGAGAACCTGGACCAAGTTACACCCACCGTGTTTGACAACAAGTATTATGGCAACCTCTTGCACAGTCAAGCGCAGCTGCCGTCCGACCAGGTCATGCTATCTGACCCTACGGCGCCGACAACCACTGCACCCGTTGTTCACCGGTTCGCGAGCAACCAAAAGGATTTCTTCACGAACTTTGTGGCATCCATGATTAAGATGGGCAACATCACCCCGCTGAAAGGATGGAGAGATCAGAAAGAACTGCCGGAGGGTCAATAG